A genomic region of Podarcis raffonei isolate rPodRaf1 chromosome 13, rPodRaf1.pri, whole genome shotgun sequence contains the following coding sequences:
- the LOC128399703 gene encoding apoptosis-associated speck-like protein containing a CARD isoform X2 has protein sequence MARSARDCLLDCLENLEEGELKRLKVKLNEFPVRPGYANIPRGRLQKADALDLRNLLVSFYTEEYAVQLTAEVLEAINCKDRAEELLAATGNRPQLRNSSNVHFIEQHREALIQRTTSVEPVLDKLYGSVLSDEQYQKITAKETNPDKMRELYRLVPSWDLWCKDMLYEALKAKNPHLVNDLEGQ, from the exons ATGGCGAGGAGCGCGCGGGACTGCCTGCTGGATTGCCTGGAGAACTTGGAGGAGGGCGAGCTGAAGAGGCTCAAGGTCAAGCTGAACGAGTTCCCCGTGCGCCCGGGCTACGCCAACATCCCCCGAGGGCGGCTGCAGAAGGCGGATGCGCTGGACCTCAGAAACCTGCTGGTCAGCTTCTACACCGAGGAGTACGCCGTCCAGCTGACCGCCGAGGTGCTGGAAGCCATCAACTGCAAGGACCGCGCCGAGGAGCTCCTGGCCGCCACCGGGAACA GACCACAGCTTCGAAACTCTTCCAACGTGCACTTCATCGAGCAGCACAGGGAGGCGCTAATCCAACGAACCACCTCAGTGGAACCGGTGCTGGATAAATTGTATGGCTCCGTCCTCAGTGATGAGCAATACCAAAAAATCACTGCCAAGGAAACTAACCCAGACAAGATGCGAGAGCTCTACAGGCTTGTGCCAAGCTGGGACCTATGGTGCAAGGATATGCTGTATGAGGCACTGAAGGCCAAAAACCCACATCTCGTGAATGACCTGGAAGGGCAATGA